The genomic stretch GCTTGAATTCAATACGGATATGATGCGAGGGATAACCGATCTGGGAGCTCGCTAGTGCGAGGATATTTGCAAACATATGCTCAATCACATGGCGACTGGGACGTCGTGGTACGTTGCTCAGCCATGACAGCACCAAATTGTCCCCCTCGGGTTCATCTAGTTCAAACTGTGCAAAGTCCAATTGCAGGCGGGAATAGTTCAGCAACGCTGATAGCGCTATCAAAGGGGTAGGCGCCGACATGGCCAGATGTGATACCAGTCCCCAGGAACGTGGCATTGGGCTGGCACCCATGTTGAGGCCGAAATGTTCATCACCGGTCAGTGCTTGCCCCACGACAAAGAGCCGCTGGTAGTCCTTTAGCGATACCCGGCCATTAAGCACCAGTTGCTGTCTATTATTTCGTTTTAATTCATTGAGTACCGCGCTCTCGTCAATACCCTGGCTGGAAAGGTACTCGAACGCGGCATGCATAAAGCTTGGGGAGACAGTAGGGATAGCCATTGGCGCGTTATAGCATAGATTGGCGCGAATTCACAATATGGCGCGAATTCACAACGTTAGACTAAAGGCTGAAACTATACGATTAGCACGTTATTAACTGCCAAGGAAAACTGTTTATGAACCGTAATCTGGAATTACTGGACCCAGCCATTATGGGTAATGAAGAGACCATGTACAGCTTGTTAAATCATCTGCGTGAACACGACCCTGTTACTTATGTAGAGCATCCTAACTACGAGCCTTTCTGGGCGCTCACCCGTTACGATGACATAAAGTTCATCAGCCAGAACAACAGCCGCTTTCTTAACAACCCTCGTACGGTACTGGTACAAAAACAATTTGAGCAAACGCTTTTAGAGAAGTTTGGTTCTCGCAACGGTCTGGAAACGCTGATCCATATGGATGCCCCCAAGCATAAGAAGCTTCGGGGTGTCACGCGCGAGTGGTTTAAACCAGGCTCTATTGGAAAACTCTCTGGTAATCTAGAGGCCATCGCCAAGCAGTATGTTGACAAAATGGAAGCGATGGGCGGGGAGTGTGACTTTGTAAAAGACATTTCTTTGCTCTACCCGTTACAAACCATCATGTCCATTATCGGTGTACCACCAGAGGAAGAATCCATGATGCTGAGGTTAACCCAGGAGCTGTTTGGAGGTGCCGACCCTAGCCTGGCCCGTGGAGCTGATAGCACTGACGCGCTGGCAGTAATAATGGATTTCTTTACGTATTTTACTGCGCTAGTGGAAGACAGGAAGCAGAACCCGCAGGACGATCTGGCGACAGTGCTAGCGACGGCACTGGTGGACGGCGAGCCAATGGAGCAATTAGACCAGATCAGTTATTTCATTATTACCGCGACAGCAGGACACGATACTACCGCTGCCACGATAGCGGGTGGCATGAAGGCGTTGATAGAAAACCCGGAACAATTACAAAAATTACGTGATAACCCCAAGCTTTGTAATAGCGC from Oceanicoccus sp. KOV_DT_Chl encodes the following:
- a CDS encoding cytochrome P450 — protein: MNRNLELLDPAIMGNEETMYSLLNHLREHDPVTYVEHPNYEPFWALTRYDDIKFISQNNSRFLNNPRTVLVQKQFEQTLLEKFGSRNGLETLIHMDAPKHKKLRGVTREWFKPGSIGKLSGNLEAIAKQYVDKMEAMGGECDFVKDISLLYPLQTIMSIIGVPPEEESMMLRLTQELFGGADPSLARGADSTDALAVIMDFFTYFTALVEDRKQNPQDDLATVLATALVDGEPMEQLDQISYFIITATAGHDTTAATIAGGMKALIENPEQLQKLRDNPKLCNSAAREMIRYTVPVRHMMRTTTQDEQFQGQTIKAGENICMWYPAANRDSAGISNPDVFDIERDNKNQLAFGFGSHMCLGQHLAILEVELFFRELLPRLKTIEINGELDWVKAVFVGGLKSMPVRYQF